The region TAACTGCCGTGGTCAGTGTCTTGGCATTTATGACGGTGCCAGTGCTTGTTGCCATGTCAATGAAACACTTTTTAGGTGAAGAGTCGGTGACTTTCTCGCTGTTTGATTTAGCGTTTGTGACCTTTCTAATCACCACAATCCCGGTTTTATTAGGCGTGTTGATTCGCCACTTTAAGGAAAATATTGCCAATGCGATCCAAGGCGGCTTAGAGAAAACTGCCATCGTACTCTGGGTTATTATTGTCGTCTTGGCAATTGCTAACTCGTTTGATCGTTTAGTTGATAGCTTTGCGGTGATTGGCGGCGGTCTGTTGTTCTTGCCATTTATCATGATGGTGATTGGTATCATCGTCAGCCGTCTGTTTGCGCTGAACAAGAAAGAAAGTAAGACCTTAGGCATTGAAACCAGTATTCAAAATGGCCCGTTAGCCATTGCCATCGCTGCGACCATTAACGATGCCGATTTAGCCATCACAGAGTTGGCGCTACCAGCGGCTGTTTACTCAATCACTATGTACTTTGTCGCCTTGCCGTTTATCTTTATCTTTAGAAATTGGGGTGAGGAAAATAACGTTACTGGTGCAAGTGCCGTTGCTTCGAAATAGCTAAGTCATCGCAATTATTTAGTCGGCCTTATTGAGCCAAAAAGCGGCGTTACTTGCTAAAAGTAACGCCGCTTTTTTATTGAATTTCTCATCCTAAATAACAGCTAATAAACTCAATTTACATTGCTGGCGGTGGGAACAATGCTTTTAAATGGCGAGTATCGTTAGGGTGCATAGCAGCCATCGTACCGTCTTGCCACATGCTATTAATGGCTTTATCAATGGTCGCGATAAAGGCTTGGGTTTTGTCACTGCGATGGCATGAGACGACCAGATAATCGGTGGATAATACGTGCTCTGCGTCAAAGCTTACGGGTTCGCTATTACGCGCTGTTGCCAGCATATTGATGACTGGATACCAGCCGACAATTAGCTCAGTACGCCCAAAGTGAAGCATATCAAATAAATGTCTGTGATGACTGGCAACAATATGGGT is a window of Thalassotalea euphylliae DNA encoding:
- a CDS encoding bile acid:sodium symporter family protein; translation: MESAITFALLVAQGIIMFSLGIGLEVKDFKRVIERPYVFFVAMLSQVVLLPLLAFGTAYLFDFPPVFAAGLMLLSFCPGGVTSNIISKLSKADVALSVSLTAVVSVLAFMTVPVLVAMSMKHFLGEESVTFSLFDLAFVTFLITTIPVLLGVLIRHFKENIANAIQGGLEKTAIVLWVIIVVLAIANSFDRLVDSFAVIGGGLLFLPFIMMVIGIIVSRLFALNKKESKTLGIETSIQNGPLAIAIAATINDADLAITELALPAAVYSITMYFVALPFIFIFRNWGEENNVTGASAVASK